The Oleiphilus messinensis DNA segment ATGTCATGGTGACATTCACCTGGGCAATGTTACTTTGCAAGACAATCAGGTTATCTTATTCGATTGTATTGAATTCAACGACGATTTCCGTTGTATCGATACCCTCTCTGACCTCGCATTTCTGCTCATGGATCTCGAAAACCGAGGCTTGGATCACTTTTCCAGACGCTTGTTCAACCGGTACCTGGAAAAGACCGGTGATTATCAGGCCTTACCATTGGTCTATTTTTATAAAGCCTATCGCGCCATGGTTCGCGCCAAGATTGCGCTGTTTACGATGGGGAACCCGTCCCTTGATGACACAGCCAGAGCAGAGCTATTGGACACATACCAACGTTACGCCGATCTGGCCGAGCGCTATTCTTTCGTCCCGAACCGCTATCTACTGCTAACACACGGGTTATCGGGGTCAGGTAAATCGACGGTTGCAAAAGCACTGGTAGAAAACCTGGGCGTGATTCAGCTGCGTTCTGACGTAGAGCGGAAACGATTGTGCGCGCTTGCTGTCAACAGTGATGCAACCGCAGCGGTTGGAGAAGGAATTTACACCCAGGAAATCACTCAAAAAACCTATGAGCGCCTAGCAACGCTATCTGAATTAGCGTTACATTCCGGCTTTGCAGTGTTAATTGACGCCACCAATCTGAAGCGCTGGCAACGCACACTCTGCTCTGAAATTGCGGAAAAAGAAGGCGTCGCCTGCATCCTGATTGACTGCGATGCTGATCCTGAAACCATCAAGACCTGGATAACCCAGCGCGCTGAAACAGGGCAGGATGCATCCGATGCAACGTTAGAGGTGCTGGAAGCACAACAGCAAAGTCAAGAGCCACTGGACGAGGAAGAACTGGAGCATACTCTGAGGGTCAGAACGGATGAAGAGGGTCAGGTCGAGGCATTGATTCACTCATTACGTAAAAAGTTATCGCTCTGAACGGCATCAAGCCGTTCACCGTTCCAGAAAGTTCAATACTTTGTCTTCGGTGATCGGCTTGGGAATAAATACCAACCCCTGTGTTTCGGCTTTCGCACGAACTCGCTCTTGAAAATTCGCAGTGATCAGCGCAATTTTTACACCCGGTGAATTTAATTTCAGCTCCGGCGCAACGGTAAGACCATCCAGGCCGGGCATATTCATATCCAGCGTAATAAAATCAATATGATTTGTCTCGCTTAACCGCTTTGCCTCCTCACCATTGGCGGCTTCCAGAATATTCCAATGACTGAATTCACATTCAACAATCGCCCGTAACATCATTCTGGAGATTCGGCTGTCGTCTACAATAAGTATGGTTTTAGGTTCCGATTTGTCCGCCACGGGTTTCTCCTGATAGTCGTATTTTTTCCAGTATAGCCGCTTATTTCGACGAAAGTCCGGGATCATCTATACTGATAACAACAGCATGCAAGAATAACCTGTACGTGGGATTAATTACGGGAGCGTTTTATGCCGGATCAAATAAAAATTATAGATGACCCCCTTTACCAACTACTCCGAGCGGAACGAATCGCTGATTTCAACACGCAAAAACAAAACACGGCTATCTTACCGGACTTATCTTTTTGCGACTTTCGCGGTCTGGATCTCAGAGGCATGCATGCAGAAGGCTTGAATTTCAGTAACGCTTACTTCCGCGGAGCCGATCTGCGGGGTATCGACTTCCGCCAATGCACCCTCGAAGGGGCCAGTATCGCGGGCACCAAAATATCAGGCTGCTACTTCCCTGAAGCACTGAGTGCAGACGAAATCGTGATGTCTTTAAACCATGGTACACGCATGCGGTATAAGGGTTAAAAAATTCGGATTACACGATTAAAATACAGGTAAACGACTGATGTACTTACCAGGTACACATCCAGAACTGGTGGACTTGCTCATCGAACAGTTCAATACAACCATAGAGCTGCTGGTGAAACACCTTCCACCAAACCACAGCAGCGTCGATCTGCTGCCCACCACGGCCTATCACAACATCGTGGGGGCCGGCCAAGTCGGCGTTGTTATGAAAGGCTTCTTGCAGGCTTGCTGGGGCGAAAAAACCGTATTTATCCTGCAGCCGGGTGATTTAATATTGCAATCCCGAAGTCAGTCCGGTATTTGTTTACTGGCAGAAGACCCGGTAACCGTTCATATTTGGGAAAATAGAGCGTTTTACGAGCATATCGCAACCCACCCAGAAGCGCTAAACCTCTGGCAAAAAGCGATTTTATTACAAAATAGTGTTTTCGCCCATGCCTACGCAGCGGCAACCAAAAAAGGTCTGCGCCCTACTGCCGGCTTTACCCGCTATATTGAAGGCGATATTATCCTGCATCAGGGCGATCTCGCGGACAATGTATATACAATGCTGAAAGGCTCTGCGAAGGTACTGGTCAATAAAACTGAAGTCGGTGAGATTCATGAGGGTGAAATCTTTGGCGCTATTGCATGCTTAACTGCGGGAAGGCGCTCTGCAACAGTCATGGCAACCAGTAGTTGCACGGTGATGGCGGTTCCAAAAGAAGAATTTGTCGAGCTACTCCACGCCCAACCTGAAACGTGCCTGAAACTTATCGAGACAATGGCCAATCAAATTATTTCCATGAATGCCCGGCTGAGCAATTCTGAACAGGACTTCTACTAGCCCATGACCAAGAACACTTCAGATACTTTAAGACAGCGATTACTCATCGCTTTTGGCGCCTTTGCTGTAGGCATGCTCGTAGCAACAACGCTGACATACCAACAATCAGAAAATTCAGGAACTACAGATTCACCAGCGGTACTACTCAACTACAAAGGCAAAGATTACCGCCTTGATGAACTGCCTGTATCCATTGCGCTGGCCTATTCAGACCTTGAGCATGAGACATATGAAAACAAGCAATTACTACTGATTGATGCTGGCCTGCAACTCCATGTCGCCCAGTTTGCGCGAGACAAGCAACTCTCTTTCGATGAGGCCCGGCAACAGCTCTTTTCAATTTCACCCATCACCGAACAGGCAATTGAACAGTTCTGGAAAGACAATCAGGAACAGATTGGTCAGCCTTTTTTTGCTGTGAAAGAGAATATAAGGCAATACCTGACACAAAAACAGGAACAAGAGAAGAAGAACCAAATCTATTCGGCGCTGACACAATTCGGAGATTTAACGGTATTGCTGCCCAAGCCCGTGCGCCAGAAAGTTGATATTGATACAGAAGATTACCCGACCAAGGGCCCCGAAAAAGCGCCACTACACATCGTCGAATTTGCAGATTATCAATGTCCGCATTGTAAAACAGCTTTTAACACACTGAATCAGCTTATCGAGCAATACCCTGAAGCGATCAAGCTAACCTTTATCGACTTTCCCATCAACAGTTCCGGGGTATCCAAAAAAGTTGCGGAAGCGGCATATTGTGCTGGTGAGCAGGGGCAATTCTGGCCCTATCATGCGCTCGCATTTCAGCAACAATCCGATCTGGATAAAGACTGGCCACTTGAAACCGCTACGAACCTTAAACTCAATCTGGACAAGTTCAGATCTTGTCTCACATCGCTTCCCGCACGAGAACATGTGCAACGGGGACAAAAAGCAGGATGGGATCTGAATGTCAGGGGTACACCAACCCTGTTCATCAATGGCCGAAAATTCGATGGTCATGACCTGAAAGCAGAATTAACAGAATACATTGCCGGAAAAGCGGCTGACTCGAATCATTAATTGGTTCTACAACCGGCGGATTACACCTTAAGTGAGATAAAAACGGTGATTGAATGATCGTTATTTATTTCTGTTTGCACTAGTAATATACTAGCGCGCCTGTTCAGGCTCACCCACGATAGATAAGGGTGAGTTGCAATTCAATCCAGATGACCTTTTCGATTCGCCATGGCCAGCAGAAAAAAAACGGCAAATGCCAATCTCGAAAGCATGTACAGGGTGTTTACCGCACCCGAGGCCCCGCAATCGACCTTAAGCCAGATTGAAGACTATATTTCGAAAAATCTCGCAGGGTTCTTACAAGAGCACATTGTAGCGGTTGAGCGGGATCTTTCTGAAGTTGAAAAGGACTTTGCGGATTCCGGTATACCAGATAAACCCATGTTCGTTTCTGAACAGGCTCAGTTCCTGCTCGATAAACTGGTCTCCAACTCAGTCCATACTGCCGCACCAAGCTTCATTGGCCACATGACATCGGCCTTGCCCTATTTCATGCTGCCGCTGTCAAAAATCATGATTGCGCTGAATCAGAACCTGGTGAAAACCGAGACGTCCAAGGCTTTTACACCATTGGAGCGTCAGGTTTTAGGGATGTTACACCGCCTGATTTATCAACATGATGACGCCTATTATGCGCAATGGATGCACGATCCTCTGCACGCACTAGGCAGTATGTGCTCCGGTGGAACGGTTGCAAATTTAACGGCACTTTGGGTGGCACGAAATCTGGCCTTTCCCGAAGAAGGTGGCTTTAAAGGTATTCGCCGGGAAGGATTGACCCGCGCGTTGTTATACTACGGTTATACCGGTGCAGCTGTTCTGGTTTCAGAACGGGGGCATTACTCACTGAAGAAAGCGGCCGACATTCTTGGCATTGGACATGATTACATCATCCCGATCCCGACCAATGACCAAAATAAAATGGACATTGATGCACTGCGCAACGAATGCATCCGTCTCAAAAAAGATTCGATCCGAATCCTCTCTATCATTGGAATCGCGGGAACAACCGAGACAGGCAATGTCGATCCGCTGGAAGATATTGCCGACGTAGCCAAAGAGTTCAATGCCCACTTCCATGTCGATGCCGCTTGGGGTGGACCGACGCTCTTTTCACGAAAGTTTTCCCATTTACTAAAAGGCATTGAGAAAGCGGATTCCGTCACCATTGATGCCCACAAACAATTATATGTGCCCATGGGCAGTGGTCTGGTACTTTATAAAAACCCAACCAGTGTCAACGCAATCGAACATCATGCCCAATACATTATTCGTAAGGGCTCACGGGATCTGGGCAGCACAACACTGGAAGGCTCTCGACCCGGAATGGCACTCTTGATCCATTCCGGCCTAAAGGTTATTGGTAAAGATGGCTATGAGCTTCTGATCAATCAGGGCATCGAAAAAGCCAATCTGTTCGCAAACTTGATCGAACAGCACCCTGACTTTGAATTAGTGACCCCGCCTGAACTTAACATTCTGACCTACCGCTATTGTCCCGCAGAAGCCCAGGCAGCATTAAAGGTCGCCAGTCAGGAACAAACAAATAAAATCAATCAAATCCTGAGCCGGGTGACCAAAAGTATACAAAAAACACAGCGGGAGCGGGGTAAGGCTTTTGTGTCCCGAACTCGCCTGAATCCGGCAGTGTATGGACGATCGCCCTGTGTTGTCTTCAGGGTCGTACTGGCCAACCCGCTAACCACGCCTGACATCCTGACCAGCATTCTCGAGGAGCAACGGGAACTGTCCGCAGAACCGGGCATCGCTACTGAACTTCAACACCTGCAAACACTCGTATCTGAAGTACGCCAGGCAACCACCTAGTGTTGTAGGGTTCACCAGACTACAAATTCTTGCACACGGCATAACCCAGCAGTTGGTAATTTTCGGTATCGGTGTTATGTTAGCTCTTTCACGCACAGGATAGTCAGGAATTACACTTGGCCATCCTGTGCCATCTAGAATAATTAAGAAAGAGAATCTAATAGGATGCCGTTTCAATCTTTCACCCCACCTAGACGTATTTTAATGGGACCCGGTCCAACGGATATCTCACCCAGAGTCCTGGCAGCCCTCTCACGCCCAACCATTGGCCATTTGGATCCGCTGTTTATCCAGATGATGGATGAGCTCAAATCATTGCTGAAGTATGCATTTCAAACCGAAAATGACTACACCATGGCAATCTCGGCGCCAGGCTCAGCAGGTATGGAAGCTTGTTTTGTAAACTTGGTCGAGCCGGGCGACAAAGTGATCGTTTGTCGCAATGGTGTCTTCGGTGAACGCATGCGTGAGAACGTACTGCGCAGTAACGGCGAGCTAATTACCGTGGATGACCCCTGGGGGCGAGCCGTTACGCCGGAAAAACTTGAAGCGGCCCTGAAAGAGCACCCTGATACCAAAATTGTCGCCTTTGTTCATGCTGAAACATCTACTGGAGCCATGTCCGATGCAGAGTCGCTTTGCCGCATTGCCAAACAATATGGCTGTCTGACAATCGTGGACACGGTAACTTCCCTCGGCGGGATTCCGGTCAAAGTGGATGAATGGCAGATGGACGCGGTCTATTCCGGTAGCCAAAAATGCCTGGCCTCGGTTCCGGGGCTATCGCCAGTTACCTTCAGCGCAGCCGCCATCGAAAAAATAAAACAACGGGGCACCCCGGTACAAAGCTGGTTCCTTGATCAGAGCCTGGTAATGAGTTACTGGGCTGGAAATGGAAAACGAGCATACCACCATACCGCTCCGGTCAACTCTCTCTATGCTCTGCATGAAGCATTGGTATTACTCCATGATGAGGGACTCGAAAATGCGTGGCAACGGCACCGTAAACAGCATGATCACCTCGCACAGGGCCTAAGGGCACTGGAATTAGATTTTATTGTTCCGGAAGCCGAGCGCTTACCTCAGTTGAATACGATCCACATCCCGGATGGGGTAGATGACTTGACTGTACGTTCATTCCTCTTGAACGAGTACAATCTCGAAATCGGTGCAGGATTGGGTGACTTCGCCGGTCGGGCGTGGAGAATCGGGCT contains these protein-coding regions:
- a CDS encoding bifunctional aminoglycoside phosphotransferase/ATP-binding protein, translating into MSTDLIKALQNPELYDHPVAEFKVMETHISWVILTGPYAYKIKKPVNFGFLDFSTLAQREHFCKEELRLNRRLAESLYLDVIPITGTPDTPAFNAGGEPFEYAIKMEQFAQEGLLDRLQENSALKAEHIDQLSDIIAEFHQKIEPVANTTQLGTPEAIFAPVAQNFEQIRPLLNDDKQLKQLEQLEGWANSAYARLKDEFQRRKDEGHIKECHGDIHLGNVTLQDNQVILFDCIEFNDDFRCIDTLSDLAFLLMDLENRGLDHFSRRLFNRYLEKTGDYQALPLVYFYKAYRAMVRAKIALFTMGNPSLDDTARAELLDTYQRYADLAERYSFVPNRYLLLTHGLSGSGKSTVAKALVENLGVIQLRSDVERKRLCALAVNSDATAAVGEGIYTQEITQKTYERLATLSELALHSGFAVLIDATNLKRWQRTLCSEIAEKEGVACILIDCDADPETIKTWITQRAETGQDASDATLEVLEAQQQSQEPLDEEELEHTLRVRTDEEGQVEALIHSLRKKLSL
- a CDS encoding response regulator transcription factor, whose protein sequence is MADKSEPKTILIVDDSRISRMMLRAIVECEFSHWNILEAANGEEAKRLSETNHIDFITLDMNMPGLDGLTVAPELKLNSPGVKIALITANFQERVRAKAETQGLVFIPKPITEDKVLNFLER
- a CDS encoding pentapeptide repeat-containing protein, yielding MPDQIKIIDDPLYQLLRAERIADFNTQKQNTAILPDLSFCDFRGLDLRGMHAEGLNFSNAYFRGADLRGIDFRQCTLEGASIAGTKISGCYFPEALSADEIVMSLNHGTRMRYKG
- a CDS encoding cyclic nucleotide-binding domain-containing protein, with protein sequence MYLPGTHPELVDLLIEQFNTTIELLVKHLPPNHSSVDLLPTTAYHNIVGAGQVGVVMKGFLQACWGEKTVFILQPGDLILQSRSQSGICLLAEDPVTVHIWENRAFYEHIATHPEALNLWQKAILLQNSVFAHAYAAATKKGLRPTAGFTRYIEGDIILHQGDLADNVYTMLKGSAKVLVNKTEVGEIHEGEIFGAIACLTAGRRSATVMATSSCTVMAVPKEEFVELLHAQPETCLKLIETMANQIISMNARLSNSEQDFY
- a CDS encoding DsbA family protein gives rise to the protein MTKNTSDTLRQRLLIAFGAFAVGMLVATTLTYQQSENSGTTDSPAVLLNYKGKDYRLDELPVSIALAYSDLEHETYENKQLLLIDAGLQLHVAQFARDKQLSFDEARQQLFSISPITEQAIEQFWKDNQEQIGQPFFAVKENIRQYLTQKQEQEKKNQIYSALTQFGDLTVLLPKPVRQKVDIDTEDYPTKGPEKAPLHIVEFADYQCPHCKTAFNTLNQLIEQYPEAIKLTFIDFPINSSGVSKKVAEAAYCAGEQGQFWPYHALAFQQQSDLDKDWPLETATNLKLNLDKFRSCLTSLPAREHVQRGQKAGWDLNVRGTPTLFINGRKFDGHDLKAELTEYIAGKAADSNH
- the panP gene encoding pyridoxal-dependent aspartate 1-decarboxylase PanP: MASRKKTANANLESMYRVFTAPEAPQSTLSQIEDYISKNLAGFLQEHIVAVERDLSEVEKDFADSGIPDKPMFVSEQAQFLLDKLVSNSVHTAAPSFIGHMTSALPYFMLPLSKIMIALNQNLVKTETSKAFTPLERQVLGMLHRLIYQHDDAYYAQWMHDPLHALGSMCSGGTVANLTALWVARNLAFPEEGGFKGIRREGLTRALLYYGYTGAAVLVSERGHYSLKKAADILGIGHDYIIPIPTNDQNKMDIDALRNECIRLKKDSIRILSIIGIAGTTETGNVDPLEDIADVAKEFNAHFHVDAAWGGPTLFSRKFSHLLKGIEKADSVTIDAHKQLYVPMGSGLVLYKNPTSVNAIEHHAQYIIRKGSRDLGSTTLEGSRPGMALLIHSGLKVIGKDGYELLINQGIEKANLFANLIEQHPDFELVTPPELNILTYRYCPAEAQAALKVASQEQTNKINQILSRVTKSIQKTQRERGKAFVSRTRLNPAVYGRSPCVVFRVVLANPLTTPDILTSILEEQRELSAEPGIATELQHLQTLVSEVRQATT
- a CDS encoding pyridoxal-phosphate-dependent aminotransferase family protein, whose amino-acid sequence is MPFQSFTPPRRILMGPGPTDISPRVLAALSRPTIGHLDPLFIQMMDELKSLLKYAFQTENDYTMAISAPGSAGMEACFVNLVEPGDKVIVCRNGVFGERMRENVLRSNGELITVDDPWGRAVTPEKLEAALKEHPDTKIVAFVHAETSTGAMSDAESLCRIAKQYGCLTIVDTVTSLGGIPVKVDEWQMDAVYSGSQKCLASVPGLSPVTFSAAAIEKIKQRGTPVQSWFLDQSLVMSYWAGNGKRAYHHTAPVNSLYALHEALVLLHDEGLENAWQRHRKQHDHLAQGLRALELDFIVPEAERLPQLNTIHIPDGVDDLTVRSFLLNEYNLEIGAGLGDFAGRAWRIGLLGYGARNENVSLCLKALEEALQQLG